GCCGCGCATGACGAGGCGGGTGGTTTCCAGCGTGGGGATGTGAGCGGTGTGCATCAGGCGTAGGCCTCCATGCCGCCGTTCACGATGTCAGCCGGGGCCAAGTGGCGCCAGACGTCGATCGGACCGTATTCAGGGTCGTCATGGGTGGTTTCGAAGGTTGCGCCGAGACGGATGGCGACCTTTTTGGATGCCTCGTTCGCCGGGTCGATTTGCGAAATCGCGGTGTCCCAGCCGAGCACGTCATAGGCGTAAGAGCGGGCGGCGAGCGCGGCTTCGGTGGCGTAGCCCTTGCCGGTGGCGGCGGGCATCAGGGTCCAGCCGATTTCACGCTCTTTCCAGCCGTGGGGGAACCACAGGCCGACCCGACCGAGATAGGTTCCGGTGGCTTTATCCTCGACGCCCCAGAAACCGTAGCCGCGCAGTTGCCAGTGACCGGCCATCATGGCGAGGCCGCGCCATGTCTGGTGCGGTTTGCGGGGGCCGCCGACAAAGCGCGAGGCGTCGGTTTCAAAAAACGCGGCCTCGGCGGCGAAATCGCTTTCGCGGTTCTCGCGTAGGATGAGGCGCTCGGTTTCGAGCGTGGGGATCGTGACGCTGGTCATTGGCCGCGCCCCTGACGCCAGAGGCCGAAACCGATCATGCCGATGCTCATCGCGGCGAGGAAGGCGAGGCCTTGGGCGCCACCGTAGCTGAGCGATGCGATGGCCGGACCGGGGCAGAGGCCGACGAGCGCCCAGCCGAAGCCGAACAGCACCGAGCCGATCAGGATCGGGCGGTCGATGCCGAGGGTGGATTTCGGTGGGAAAGGCGCGCCGAGCACGGCGTTGCGGCGGTGACGGGTGAGCGCCCATGCGCCCATCATCGGCAGGATCGCCCCGCCCATGACAAAGGCGAGCGTGGGGCCCCACGCGCCGAACAGGTCAAGCCAGCCTTGCACCTTGGTTGTGTCGGTCATGCCGGACACCATGAGGCCGAGGCCAAAGAGCCCACCGGCAAGGAAGGAAACGAGGAGGCGCATCAGACCACCCCCATCACATGGCGGGTCAGGTAGAGGGCCACAGCCCCGGCCCCGATATAGACCAGCGTCGCCACAATACCGCGCGGCGAAAACCGCGAGATGCCACAGACGCCATGGCCGGAGGTGCAGCCATTGGCCATGCGCGTGCCGACGCCGACGAGCAGACCGCCAAGCACGATCACCAGCCAGTTGCCGGTGATGCCGGTGGCGGGCGCCGCGCCGGTGGCGGCAAAGATCGCCGGGAAGGCGACAAGCCCGGCGACGAGCGCTGCGTTTTCGGCCAGTTTGGCGCCTGCGGTGCGGTCGACGATGCTGCCGAAGATGCCGCTGATCCCCATGATGCGGCCATTGACCAGCAACAGGATCGCCCCGGCGGTGCCGATCATCAGGCCGCCGAGCAGGCCATAGAGCCAGTCAGAAGGGATCACGCCGAAGATCATGCGCCCACCTCAAGCGTTGGGCGAAGATGCAGAGTGCGGGAGCCTCCGGCGGGGATATTTGGGGTCAGATGAAGCATCAAGTTACTTTTTCTTCCCGAAGCCGGAGAGGCCGGGGGGCAGGGGCATGCCGCCGGCACCGCCCAAGCCGGGGAGGCCGCCGGGTTTGCCCATGGCCTTGGCCGCTTGTTCAAGCGCCTTGGGGTCCATGCCTGCGGCCATGTCTTCGGGCGAG
This genomic window from Rhodobacteraceae bacterium D3-12 contains:
- a CDS encoding GNAT family N-acetyltransferase; amino-acid sequence: MTSVTIPTLETERLILRENRESDFAAEAAFFETDASRFVGGPRKPHQTWRGLAMMAGHWQLRGYGFWGVEDKATGTYLGRVGLWFPHGWKEREIGWTLMPAATGKGYATEAALAARSYAYDVLGWDTAISQIDPANEASKKVAIRLGATFETTHDDPEYGPIDVWRHLAPADIVNGGMEAYA
- a CDS encoding YeeE/YedE family protein, producing MIFGVIPSDWLYGLLGGLMIGTAGAILLLVNGRIMGISGIFGSIVDRTAGAKLAENAALVAGLVAFPAIFAATGAAPATGITGNWLVIVLGGLLVGVGTRMANGCTSGHGVCGISRFSPRGIVATLVYIGAGAVALYLTRHVMGVV